GTTCGACAAGGTCAAGGCCGAAGTCGGCGAGATCGATGTGCTGATCAACAATGCCGGCATCACCCGCGACGTGGTGTTCCGCAAGATGACCCGGGCGGACTGGGACGCGGTGATCGGCACCAACCTGACGTCGCTGTTCAACGTGACCAAGCAGGTGATCGACGGCATGGTCGACCGGGGCTGGGGCCGCATCGTCAACATCTCGTCGGTGAACGGTCAGAAGGGCCAGTTCGGCCAGACCAACTATTCCACCGCCAAGGCCGGCCTGCATGGCTTCACCATGGCGCTGGCGCAAGAGGTGGCGACCAAGGGGGTGACGGTCAATACGGTGTCGCCGGGCTATATCGCCACCGACATGGTGAAGGCGATCCGCCAGGATGTGCTCGACAAGATCATCGGCACGATTCCGGTCAAGCGCCTGGGCGACCCGAATGAGATCGCCTCGATCTGCGCCTGGCTGGCCTCCGAGGAATCCGGTTTCTCGACCGGCGCGGACTTCTCGCTCAACGGCGGCCTGCACATGGGCTGACGGCCCCGTTCCCATGCTGCAGCAATGTTGCAGCATGGGTGCAGCAATTTTCCCCCGTTTTTCTCCAGTGCTGCGACCCCTCGGGTGCGCCGCAGCAGGGCGTCGCGCGGACCTGCCGGCGCTGCTTTCGGGGCGCTTGCGCACGCCGAAATGCTGCGGGTTTCTACCGGGGGAGGTCGCCTTTTCTTTGCCGGGCGATCCGCATAGAATCGAATCACGGAGGCGCTCCGCAGGGAGACACGGAGCGTCCGATCATAACCGGATGCATCTGCGTTGCCGCAGTCGCACGCAGATCGGTGCAGCCGCGCGGCTGCGCGTTTTTGCTGCACCGATTTCGCACTGCATCGGCTGCATCGCAGCAGCATCGCCACCATGGAAAGGCACGATGGCCACGAGCAAGAAGGGCACTGAACGGCTGATCAAGAAATATCCCAACCGCCGGCTCTACGATACCCAGACCAGCACCTACATCACGCTGGCAGACGTCAAGCAGCTCGTGATGGAAACCGAGGAGTTTCGCGTGGTCGACGCGAAAAGCGGCGAGGATCTGACCCGCAGCATCCTGCTGCAGATCATCCTGGAAGAGGAGACCGGCGGCGTGCCGATGTTCTCCGGCTCGATGCTGGCCCAGATCATCCGTTTCTATGGCAACGCCATGCAGGGGATGATGGGCACCTACCTGGAAAAGAACATCCAGGCGTTCGTCGACATCCAGAGCAAGCTGGCCGAGAACTCCAAGGATCTCTACAGCGGCAGCTCGTTCAACCCCGACATGTGGTCGCAGTTCATGAACATGCAGGGGCCGATGATGCAGGGCATGATGAGCAACTACATCGAGCAGAGCAAGAACCTGTTCGTGCAGATGCAGGAGCAGATGCAGAACCAGGCCAAGAACATGTTCGGGACCTTCCCGTTCAACCAGCAGACCCCCGACAAGAAGTAACCGGTTCCGCTGGCGCGGCAGACAGGGCGAATCGCAGGGCGGTTCGCCTTTTTGTTTGGGAATCGGAACGCGTATCGGGGAGGCGGGCGGCGGCACGGTAAAATGCGCGTCCGCGGCGGCGAGGCACGGGTAGCGTGTCCATCCCCCACAGATCATTGTCCCCTCCTCACGGTTGTCACCATGTCCGATGTCAGTGTCCGGCGCGAGCGCCGGCCGGCACCCGTTTTCTCATGAGCCGGCTCCTGCTTGCCCCGATGGAAGGGGTTGCGGACTTTGTCATGCGCGACGTGCTGACCCGTGCCGGCGGATACGACGGATGCGTGTCGGAGTTTGTCCGGGTGACGGGCTCTTTGCTTCCGGCACGCTTCTACGAACGGGAAACCCCGGAAATCCGCAATGGCGGCTGTACCGCCAGCGGCACACCGATGGTGATCCAGTTGCTCGGCAGCGACCCGGTGTGGCTTGCCCGGAATGCCGCGCAGGCCGCGACCATCTCGCCGCACGGTATCGACCTGAATTTCGGTTGCCCGGCCAAGGTCGTCAATCGGCACGGCGGCGGTGCCATGCTGCTGGCCACGCCTGAACTGCTGCACACCATCGTGTCCGCCGTGCGTGCCGCGGTTCCGGCCGATATTGCCGTGACAGCCAAGATGCGGCTCGGCGTCTCCGATACCTCGCTGGCCATCGACTGTGCGACTGCGCTGGCCGAAGGCGGGGCGGCCTCCCTGGTCGTGCACGCCCGGACGCGCGATCACGGCTACCGGCCGCCGGCGCACTGGGACTGGATCGCGCGGATCGCCGATGCCGTGGAGGTGCCCGTGGTTGCCAACGGCGAAGTCTGGACCGTCGCCGATTGGGAGCGCTGCCGGGCCGTGAGCGGCTGCGATGATGTGATGATCGGGCGGGGTGCTGTGTCCGATCCGTTCCTGGCCCAGCGCATCCGCGGGCAGATGGAGCAGACGCCATCCGACGCGGAATGGCCGCTCGTGCTGCGTTACCTCGTTGATTACCTGAAGATGCTGCATGCGCGCATCGCGGCCTGCCACGAGCATGGCCGCGTCAAGCTGTGGCTCAGCTATCTGAAGCGAACCTGGCCGCAGGCGGCGGAGCTGCATACCGCGATCCGGCGCCTGCAGGATGCGCTGGAGATCCAGGGCGTGATCGAAAGCGCCTTGGCCCGGCTTGGCCGGCGGGGCGCGCTGAACGGTTAAAATATCCGATTAATATGCTGTTACCGGCCGGGTTGTGTTCCACATCCGGCCGTCCCCACATTCGGATTGTCCCCCGTGAAAAACCTTTCAGAATCCAAGACCCAAGCCGACCACAATCCGCGTGTGGGCTTTGTATCCCTTGGGTGCCCCAAGGCGCTCGTCGATTCGGAGCAGATCATTACCCAACTGCGCGCGGAGGGGTATGAGATTTCCGGCACCTACGGCGGGGCCGACCTGGTGGTCGTGAACACCTGCGGTTTCATCGACGAGGCCGTGCAGGAGAGCCTGGACGCCATCGGCGAGGCGCTGGCTGAGAACGGCAAGGTGATCGTTACCGGATGCCTGGGCGCCAAGAAGGACGCCACCGGCAACGACATCATCACCAGCGTGCACCCCAAGGTGCTGGCCGTGACCGGTCCACATGCGCTGGGCGAAGTGATGGAAGCGGTGCATACGCACCTGCCCAAGCCGCACGATCCGTTCATCGACCTGGTGCCGCCGCAGGGCATCAAGCTCACGCCCAAGCACTACGCGTATCTGAAGATTTCCGAGGGCTGCAACCACCGCTGCAGCTTCTGCATCATCCCGTCGATGCGCGGTGACCTGGTGTCGCGCCCGGTGGCTGAAGTGATGCTGGAGGCAGAAAACCTGCTGAAGGCCGGCGTGAAGGAGCTGCTGGTGATCTCGCAGGACACCAGCGCCTATGGCGTCGACGTCAAGTTCCGCACCGGCTTCTGGAACGGCCGGCCGCTCAAGACGCGCATGACCGAATTGGTCGGCGCGCTGGGCGAACTGGCGGCGCAGTATGGCGCCTGGGTGCGCCTGCACTACGTCTATCCGTACCCGAGCGTGGACGAGGTGATGCCGCTGATGGCCGAGGGCAAGGTGCTGCCGTACCTCGATGTGCCGCTGCAGCATGCGCATCCGGAGGTGCTCAAGCGCATGAAGCGCCCGGCCAACGCGGAGAAGACGCTGGACCGTATCCGCGCCTGGCGCGAGGTCTGCCCAGAGCTGACCATCCGCAGCACCTTCATCGCCGGGTTCCCGGGCGAGACGGAGGAAGAGTTCCAGACGCTGCTCGACTTCATCGGCGAGGCCGAGCTGGACCGGGTCGGCTGCTTCGCCTACTCCCCGGTGGAGGGCGCGACCGCCAACGACCTGCCGGGCGCGCTGCCCGACGAGGTGCGCGAGGAGCGCCGCGCGCGCTTCATGGAAGTGGCCGAGCGCGTTTCGGCCCGCCGCCTGCAGCGCAAGGTGGGCAAGACGCTGCGCGTGCTGGTGGACGAGGTCAACCAGGATGGCGGCATCGGCCGCTCGTCGGCGGATGCGCCGGAGATCGACGGCCTGGTCTACATTGCGCCGCCGTCCAAGCCCTACAAGCGCTACAAGACGGGCGATTTCGTGTCGGTGAAGATCACCGGCGCCGATGGCCATGACCTGTGGGGCGAGGTCTGATCCGTTGAGGTGCCCCTTCAGGCGGGGCGGCAGTTTTCGAGCGGTCGTTCGCTTATGCTGGTTGCCATTGACGACGACCCATGGCTCTGGAGGCAGCAATGGCACGTGAAGTGGTGGTGGTCAGCGGTGTGCGCACCGCAGTCGGGACGTTCGGCGGCAGCCTGAAGGACGTGGCGCCGTGCGAGCTGGGTGCGTTGGTGGTGCGCGAGGCGCTGGTGCGCGCGCGGGTCCGGGGCGAGGAGGTCGGCCACGTGGTGTTCGGCCACGTCATCAACACCGAGCCGCGCGACATGTACCTGTCGCGCGTGGCTGCGCTGAACGGCGGCGTGCCGGCCGAAACGCCCGCGTTCAACGTCAACCGCCTGTGCGGCTCCGGCCTGCAGGCCGTGGTGAGTGCCGCGCAGACCATCCTGCTGGGCGATGCCGACGTCGCCATCGGCGGTGGCGCCGAGAGCATGAGCCGCGCGCCGTACCTGGCGCCCGCGGCCCGCTGGGGTTCGCGCATGGGCGACGCCAAGATGATCGACATGATGCTCGGCGCGCTGCATGACCCGTTCCACGCCATCCACATGGGCGTGACGGCGGAAAACGTCGCCAGGGAATACGGCATCAGCCGCGAGCTGCAGGACCGGACCGCGTTGGAATCGCACCAGCGCGCGTCGCACGCCATCCGGGCCGGCTACTTCAAGGACCAGATCGTCCCGGTGATGATCCCGTCGCGCAAGGGCGACGTGCGGTTCGATACCGACGAACACGTCCGCCATGACGCGACCATCGATGACATGACCAGGCTCAAGCCGGTTTTCGCGAAGGAAAGCGGCACGGTGACGGCGGGCAACGCCTCGGGCCTGAACGATGCGGCCGCGGCCCTGGTGCTGATGGAGCGCTCGCTGGCCGAACAGCGCGGCCTGAAGCCGCTGGCGCGGCTGGTGTCGTACGGCCATGCGGGCGTGGACCCGAAGGTGATGGGCATCGGCCCGGTGCCGGCGACGCGCAAGGCGCTGGAGCGTGCCGGCTTGGCGGTCAAGGACCTGGACGTGGTCGAGGCCAACGAGGCCTTCGCTGCGCAGGCCTGCGCGGTGACGCAGCAGTTGGGCCTGGACCCGGCCAAGGTCAACCCGAACGGCTCGGGCATCTCGCTCGGCCACCCGATCGGCGCGACCGGTGCCCTGATTACGGTGAAGGCGCTGTACGAGCTGCAGCGCATCGGTGGTCGCTACGCGCTGGTGACCATGTGCATTGGTGGAGGACAAGGCATTGCCGCGGTGTTCGAACGTCTCTGAGCGTTTTCTTTCGATGGGCTCGCTGGCCCAGCCGGCCGGTGCGCTGATCGTGCTGCTGCTGGCCGTGGCGCCGGCGGTGGCGCAGACGCCGGCCAAGGCTTCCAACGGCTACGATGTGTCCGCCGGCGCGATCAGCGCGCCGGCCGCGGACCTCGGCCTGAACCGCGCCGTCGCCGACGGCGAGCGGCGTCGGGGCACCGCCGACAATAGCGTTTCTGCGCAGACCGCTGCGCCGCGCGTGGTGCAGCCGCAGCCCGAATACGCCAAGTACCCGGTCTACACCGGTACGCTCGGCGAGGTGCCGATCCATATGCGCCTGGGCGCCAAGCCCGGCGAGATCGATAGCGTCCACGGCGAATACCTCGCCGGCAAGGGCCCGGGGGTGCGCCTGGTCACCGGCGAATACGAGAACGGCGGGTTCCTGATGGAGGAGTCGGACGACGGCACGCACGTCACCGGCACCTGGGAGGGGGCCATCGACGCGCGCGGCGTGGTGCGCGGCACCTGGACGGATGCCGCTCACGACGGCCGTACGCTGCCGTTCGTACTGCGGCCGGTCGCCGTGGTGGTGATTCCGCCGTACGACGTCGCCGCCAACAGCAATGCCGCGGTGGCCGCCACGCCGATGGCGCCCGCCTCGCCCGGGCAGGTATCGCCGGCCCCGGTGCTGCCCCCCGTCAATCCCGCGCGATCCGGCGCACACTGGTAAGCTGCGGTCTGTTGCCCATGCGCCACTTCCCAGGACGCGCCCCGTGACCGACGAAACCAAGCTCCCGACCCCGTTCCCCGCCACGCAGGCCGTCCATCCGGACCTGCATATCCCGCCCGGATTCGCTGCGTTCTCGCACGCCACGCATCGCGCCTCCACGGTGGTCTTCAAGAACCTGGCCGACATGCGTGCCTTCGGGCACGGCAGCGTGGTGCACTGGCGCTACGGCCTGCATGCCACGCCGACGTCCGACACGCTGTGCCAGACGCTGGCCCAGATCGAGGGCGGCAAGCATGCGCTGCTGCTGCCGTCGGGGCTGGGCGCGATCTCGCTGGTGTATTTCGCGCTGGTCAAATCGGGCGACGACGTGCTCGTCCCGGACAACGCCTACGGTCCGAACCGCGACCACGGCGAATGGATGGCGCGCCAGTTCGGCATCACCGTGCGCTATTACGATCCGATGATCGGCGCCGGCATCGCGGACCTGATCCGCCACAACACCCGGCTGGTGTGGCTGGAAGCGCCCGGCTCGGTGACGATGGAGGTGCCGGACTGCACGGCCATCGCCGAGGTCGCGCGTGCCGCGGGAGCCATCACCGCCATCGACAACACCTGGAGCGGCGGCGTCTACTACAAGCCATTCGCGCACGGCATCGACATCTCGGTGCAGGCGCTGACCAAATACCAGTCCGGCGGCAGCGACGTACTGATGGGGGCGACCATCACCCACGACGAAACGCTGCACCACGCACTGCTGGCCACGCGCATGCGCATGGGCTGGGGCGTGTCGGCGGACGACTGTTTCCTGGTGCTGCGCGGTCTGCCCAGCCTGCCGGCCCGGCTGGCCGCGCACGATGCCCATGCGCGCGAAGTGGCGGAATGGCTGGCCGACCGGCCCGAGGTGGTGCGCGTGCTGCACCCGGCGCTGGCGGATTGTCCAGGCCACGCATACTGGAAGCGAGACTTCACCGGTGCGAGCGGGCTGTTCTCGATCGTGCTGCACGAGCGCTACGTGCCGGCGCAGATCGACGCCTTCATCGAAGCCTTGCGCTATTTCGCGATCGGTTTTTCGTGGGGCGGGGCGCACAGCCTGGCGCTGCCGTACAGCATCCCGTCGATGCGCACCGCGACGGCCTGGCCGCCGGCCGACTGGGAGAACGCGGGTGGCCTGGTGCGCCTGTACATCGGCCTGGAAGACCCGCGCGACCTGATCGCCGATCTGAAGCAGGCGATGGAGGCGCACCTGCGGGCTTGAACTCGCCGGTCTTTCTGGAGGATGGATAGGACGGGGTGCACAGGCTGTGCCCCGTTTGCATATGGGGGTCGTCGTTACAACGTTTCCAGCAGGCGCGCAATGGCTTCAGGCGAAGGCAACTGGCCTTGCAGCGCCTTCGGCAAGCTCTTGGTGATGGCGTAGGTTGCCACGCCGATCGGTTTTCTTGCGTCGCGCAAGGCGTACTCGACGATGGTGCGCTTCTTTTCCTTGCACAGGATGATGCCGATCGAGGGGTTCTCGTCGTCCTGGCGGACCTGTGCGTCCAGGGCGGCAAGGTAGAACTGCATCTTTCCAACGAACTCGGGCTCGAACTTGCCGATCTTCAGTTCGATGGCCACCAGCGAGCGTAGGCGCCGGTGGAACAGCAGCAGATCGATGAAGTATTCGTCGCCTTCCACCTCAAGCCGGTACTGGCTGCCCAGGAAGGCAAACATGCCGCCCATCGCACGCAGAAAATCTTCGATGCGGGTCATCAGGGCACGTTCCAGTTCCCGTTCGCTGTGCTTGTCGCCCAGCTCCAGAAAGTCGAAGGTGTATTCATCCTTGACCGCCAGCTTGGCCTGTGCTCGCAAGGCTGGGGTCAGGGCCTTGTCGAAGTTGGTCTGGCCCAGGAGCGATTTCTCATAGCTCTGGTTGTCGATCTGATGCGCAAGCACGTTTTTCGACCAGCCGAATTTGCGGGTCATGCGCAGGTAGAACTCGCGCTCGTGGGCATTCTTGCAGCGCGACATGATGAGCAGGTTGTGGGCCCATCCGATTTCTCCAACCAGTGGTTGGAGTTTTGGCGCGGCGCTGTACTCCTGATAGAACTGGCGCATGTACCACAGGTTCTGCACCGAAAACCCGCCCACGCCTGGAAATGCGGCACGCAGGTCGTTCGAGAGCTGTTCCACCACGCCTTTGCCCCAGCCCTCGCTGTGCTGGCGTTCCACGATCAGTTGACCGACGTCCCAATACAGGCGCACCAGCGTCTTGTTGACCGCGCGCAGTGCCGCATACTGCGCAGCCTGAATGCGCGCTTTCACCTCAGCCAGCAAGGCCGGATAGTCGTGTGCCCGGGCTGTCTCCCGGGCCGCTGGTGCGAGTTTCTTGCGAGCAGGTTGACGTGCCGCCATTGCCTTGTCGTTTTTCTCGTCGGGGCTGCCTACTGCTGCGGGAAGAGATTCAGCAGGCCATCCAGGCCGACGATATTGAACGCCACGTCGGCCTGCGCCTGCACGATGGGCTTGGCGCGGAAGGCTACCGACAGCCCCGCCACACCCATCATCTTCAGATCGTTCGAGCCGTCGCCCATGGCGATGGCTTCCTGCGGCGTCACGCCCAGGTCCTGGCAGAACGCTTTGAGCGTCTGCGCCTTCACATCCGCATTGACGATCTCGCCGAGCACGCGGCCGGTGAGCTTGCCGTCGACGATCTCCAGCGTATTGGCACGCGTGTGGTCCAGGCCCAGGCGTTCCTGCAGGCGCGAGGTGAAAAACTCGAAGCCGCCCGACACCAGCAGGGTACGGATGCCCATCGCCTGCACGGCCTTGAGCATGCGCTCGGCACCGGGCGACAACTGCAGGCGTTCGGCGTAGACGCGCTCCAGGACGCTCGCGTCGAGGCCCTCGAGCAGTTCGACCCGGCGCGTCAGGCTTTCGTTGAAATCCTTGATCTCGCCGCGCATCGAGGCTTCGGTGATGGCCGCCACCTGGGGCTTGAGGCCGCAGAAGTCCGCGATCTCATCGATGCACTCGATGGTGATGAGGGTCGAGTCCATGTCCATCGCCAGCACGCGGAAGTCGGCGAAGGTCCACTCGTCGGGGATCCAGGCGTAATCCAGGCCCAGGTTGGCGCAGATGGCGTCGAGCTGCACGCGCAGTTCGCTGGGCAGCTCGTGCACCCACTCGATGGCGGCGACATTGGGCGCGCGCATGTCGTACGTGGCGCTGCCGAACAGGCTGCGGACGGATTCGATATCGCCGGAGGACAGCGGCGACGGGCTTTGCAGGACGACGGGCATGGAAGGCGGAAAAAAACGGGAAATGAAGCGCCGAGGGAAGCCCGCTATTGTAGCGAACGCCCTCGCCGGAATGCGCCCCACCGACAGGCGGGGCGATTTTTCCAACGGCCGAAGGTGGGATCAGGCCGAAGCCGGCTCCAGCATCAGGCTGCGCGCGACTTTGGCCAGGAAGCGGTCGCAGGCGTCGAGCTGGGCCAGCTCCACGTACTCGTTGGCCTTGTGCGCCTGCTCGATGTTGCCCGGTCCGCACAGGATGGCCGGGATGCCGGCGCGCTGGAACAGGCCCGCTTCGGTGCCGTAGGCGACCTTGCGCTGGTCGTTGTCCTCGGTCAGCGCGCGCACCAGTTGCGTGATGGCGGCCTGTTCGGAGGCATCCAGCGATGGGGCGGCGGCGATCTCGTCCAGCTCGATGCGGGCATCCGGATGCTCGCGCCGCATGGCTGGCTCGATGGTCTCGCGCACGTAGTGCTCCACGCGCGCGCGGATCGCCGGCGCATCGATGCCCGGCAGGTTGCGGAACTCGAACACGAATTCGCACAGCGCGGGAATGGTGTTGAGCGCGATGCCGCCGTGGATCAGCCCGGTGGATGCCGTGGTGAACGGCACATCGAACGCCGCGTCGAACGGGCCCCGGGCGCGGAATTCGTCGGCCATGTCGCGCACGAAGCAGATGATGCGGGCCGCGTACTCGATGGCATTGACGCCTTGCGGCGTCAGCGACGAGTGCGCGGCGCGGCCGTGCACGCGGCAGCGGTAGGCGTTGATGCCCTTGTGGGCGACGATCGGCCGCATGCTGGTCGGCTCGCCGACGATGCAGCCCGCGGGGCGGATGCCGCGCGCGATCAGGTCTTCGAGCATGCGCGGCGCGCCCACGCAGCCGACCTCCTCGTCGTACGACAGTGCCAAGTGGATCGGCTCGCGCAGGCGCGTCCGCAGCACCGATGGCACCAGCGCCAGCGACGCGGCGATGAAGCCCTTCATGTCGCACGTGCCGCGCCCGTACAGCCTGCCGT
The sequence above is drawn from the Ralstonia solanacearum K60 genome and encodes:
- a CDS encoding 3-ketoacyl-ACP reductase translates to MTKRIAYVTGGMGGIGTAICQRLARDGYIVVAGCGPNSPRKDKWLEQQRELGFDFIASEGNVADWDSTKAAFDKVKAEVGEIDVLINNAGITRDVVFRKMTRADWDAVIGTNLTSLFNVTKQVIDGMVDRGWGRIVNISSVNGQKGQFGQTNYSTAKAGLHGFTMALAQEVATKGVTVNTVSPGYIATDMVKAIRQDVLDKIIGTIPVKRLGDPNEIASICAWLASEESGFSTGADFSLNGGLHMG
- the phaR gene encoding polyhydroxyalkanoate synthesis repressor PhaR — protein: MATSKKGTERLIKKYPNRRLYDTQTSTYITLADVKQLVMETEEFRVVDAKSGEDLTRSILLQIILEEETGGVPMFSGSMLAQIIRFYGNAMQGMMGTYLEKNIQAFVDIQSKLAENSKDLYSGSSFNPDMWSQFMNMQGPMMQGMMSNYIEQSKNLFVQMQEQMQNQAKNMFGTFPFNQQTPDKK
- a CDS encoding tRNA dihydrouridine synthase; translation: MSRLLLAPMEGVADFVMRDVLTRAGGYDGCVSEFVRVTGSLLPARFYERETPEIRNGGCTASGTPMVIQLLGSDPVWLARNAAQAATISPHGIDLNFGCPAKVVNRHGGGAMLLATPELLHTIVSAVRAAVPADIAVTAKMRLGVSDTSLAIDCATALAEGGAASLVVHARTRDHGYRPPAHWDWIARIADAVEVPVVANGEVWTVADWERCRAVSGCDDVMIGRGAVSDPFLAQRIRGQMEQTPSDAEWPLVLRYLVDYLKMLHARIAACHEHGRVKLWLSYLKRTWPQAAELHTAIRRLQDALEIQGVIESALARLGRRGALNG
- the rimO gene encoding 30S ribosomal protein S12 methylthiotransferase RimO; its protein translation is MKNLSESKTQADHNPRVGFVSLGCPKALVDSEQIITQLRAEGYEISGTYGGADLVVVNTCGFIDEAVQESLDAIGEALAENGKVIVTGCLGAKKDATGNDIITSVHPKVLAVTGPHALGEVMEAVHTHLPKPHDPFIDLVPPQGIKLTPKHYAYLKISEGCNHRCSFCIIPSMRGDLVSRPVAEVMLEAENLLKAGVKELLVISQDTSAYGVDVKFRTGFWNGRPLKTRMTELVGALGELAAQYGAWVRLHYVYPYPSVDEVMPLMAEGKVLPYLDVPLQHAHPEVLKRMKRPANAEKTLDRIRAWREVCPELTIRSTFIAGFPGETEEEFQTLLDFIGEAELDRVGCFAYSPVEGATANDLPGALPDEVREERRARFMEVAERVSARRLQRKVGKTLRVLVDEVNQDGGIGRSSADAPEIDGLVYIAPPSKPYKRYKTGDFVSVKITGADGHDLWGEV
- the bktB gene encoding beta-ketothiolase BktB; this encodes MAREVVVVSGVRTAVGTFGGSLKDVAPCELGALVVREALVRARVRGEEVGHVVFGHVINTEPRDMYLSRVAALNGGVPAETPAFNVNRLCGSGLQAVVSAAQTILLGDADVAIGGGAESMSRAPYLAPAARWGSRMGDAKMIDMMLGALHDPFHAIHMGVTAENVAREYGISRELQDRTALESHQRASHAIRAGYFKDQIVPVMIPSRKGDVRFDTDEHVRHDATIDDMTRLKPVFAKESGTVTAGNASGLNDAAAALVLMERSLAEQRGLKPLARLVSYGHAGVDPKVMGIGPVPATRKALERAGLAVKDLDVVEANEAFAAQACAVTQQLGLDPAKVNPNGSGISLGHPIGATGALITVKALYELQRIGGRYALVTMCIGGGQGIAAVFERL
- a CDS encoding cystathionine beta-lyase gives rise to the protein MTDETKLPTPFPATQAVHPDLHIPPGFAAFSHATHRASTVVFKNLADMRAFGHGSVVHWRYGLHATPTSDTLCQTLAQIEGGKHALLLPSGLGAISLVYFALVKSGDDVLVPDNAYGPNRDHGEWMARQFGITVRYYDPMIGAGIADLIRHNTRLVWLEAPGSVTMEVPDCTAIAEVARAAGAITAIDNTWSGGVYYKPFAHGIDISVQALTKYQSGGSDVLMGATITHDETLHHALLATRMRMGWGVSADDCFLVLRGLPSLPARLAAHDAHAREVAEWLADRPEVVRVLHPALADCPGHAYWKRDFTGASGLFSIVLHERYVPAQIDAFIEALRYFAIGFSWGGAHSLALPYSIPSMRTATAWPPADWENAGGLVRLYIGLEDPRDLIADLKQAMEAHLRA
- a CDS encoding PDDEXK nuclease domain-containing protein — its product is MAARQPARKKLAPAARETARAHDYPALLAEVKARIQAAQYAALRAVNKTLVRLYWDVGQLIVERQHSEGWGKGVVEQLSNDLRAAFPGVGGFSVQNLWYMRQFYQEYSAAPKLQPLVGEIGWAHNLLIMSRCKNAHEREFYLRMTRKFGWSKNVLAHQIDNQSYEKSLLGQTNFDKALTPALRAQAKLAVKDEYTFDFLELGDKHSERELERALMTRIEDFLRAMGGMFAFLGSQYRLEVEGDEYFIDLLLFHRRLRSLVAIELKIGKFEPEFVGKMQFYLAALDAQVRQDDENPSIGIILCKEKKRTIVEYALRDARKPIGVATYAITKSLPKALQGQLPSPEAIARLLETL
- the serB gene encoding phosphoserine phosphatase SerB, whose translation is MPVVLQSPSPLSSGDIESVRSLFGSATYDMRAPNVAAIEWVHELPSELRVQLDAICANLGLDYAWIPDEWTFADFRVLAMDMDSTLITIECIDEIADFCGLKPQVAAITEASMRGEIKDFNESLTRRVELLEGLDASVLERVYAERLQLSPGAERMLKAVQAMGIRTLLVSGGFEFFTSRLQERLGLDHTRANTLEIVDGKLTGRVLGEIVNADVKAQTLKAFCQDLGVTPQEAIAMGDGSNDLKMMGVAGLSVAFRAKPIVQAQADVAFNIVGLDGLLNLFPQQ
- the argE gene encoding acetylornithine deacetylase gives rise to the protein MSTATTALSTLDWTRKLVGFDTTSRGSNLALIETVRDHLHGLGLETHLSYNDDRNKANLFATIPAADGGMQGGIVLSGHTDVVPVDGQHWSSDPFVPEVRDGRLYGRGTCDMKGFIAASLALVPSVLRTRLREPIHLALSYDEEVGCVGAPRMLEDLIARGIRPAGCIVGEPTSMRPIVAHKGINAYRCRVHGRAAHSSLTPQGVNAIEYAARIICFVRDMADEFRARGPFDAAFDVPFTTASTGLIHGGIALNTIPALCEFVFEFRNLPGIDAPAIRARVEHYVRETIEPAMRREHPDARIELDEIAAAPSLDASEQAAITQLVRALTEDNDQRKVAYGTEAGLFQRAGIPAILCGPGNIEQAHKANEYVELAQLDACDRFLAKVARSLMLEPASA